The Nocardioides zeae genome includes the window GAGAACACCTACGACGCCATCGTGCTCGACCTCATGCTGCCGGGCGTCAACGGCTACCGGGTCTGCTCGACCCTGCGCGACGAGCGCAACTGGACCCCGATCCTCATGCTCACCGCCAAGGACGGCGAGTGGGACCAGGTCGAGGGGCTCGACACCGGCGCCGACGACTACCTCACGAAGCCCTTCTCCTTCCCCGTGCTCGTCGCCCGGCTGCGCGCCGTCGCCCGCCGCGGCACCCGGGAGCGGCCCACGGTGCTCGAGGCCGGTGACCTGCGCCTCGACCCCGCCGCTCGCCGCGCCTGGCGCGGCGACGACGAGCTGTCACTGACCTCCCGGGAGCTGTCGCTGCTGGGGTTCCTGATGCGCCACGCCGGGGACGTCGTCTCCAAGCGCCAGGTGCTCGACTCCGTCTGGGACGACGACTTCGACGGCGACCCCAACATCGTCGAGGTCTACGTGCGTCACCTCCGCAACAAGATCGACCGGCCCTACGACCGCGCCGCGATCCAGACCGTGCGTGGCGCCGGCTACCGCCTCGCGAGCGACGGGGGCTGACGTGGCGCCCACTACCCCTGCCCCTGCCCCTGCCACCCCCGTACGGCGCGGGCGCGCCGGCGTCCGGGTCCGCACGACCGTCGCGGCGACGGTCGTCGTCGCGATCGCGTTCGCGCTCGGCGGGCTCCTGCTCGCCCTGGCGCTCGGCCGGTCGCTGTCCGACCAGGCCGCGTCGACCGCCGAGCAGCGGGCCGAGGAGATCGCGGCCCAGGTCGAGCGGTCGGGACCGGGCGTGCTCGACCCGGGCGCCGACGATCCCGAGCCGAGCGACGACGACGAGGACGACGACGTCGAGGACGTCGCCTGGCAGGTCACCACCGGCGACAGCCTCGTCGCGTCCTCCGGCACCGGCGGGCGCTCACTGCCCCGCAGCGAGGGCACGACGCGCCTCGACGGCGACCGCTACACCGTGGCCGTCGAGGACGTGGAGCACGAGGGCACGAGGTACGACGTCGCGGTCGCGGTGTCGCTCGACGACGCCAGCGACTCGGTGACCGCCCTGGTGCCGCTGCTCGCGGTGGGTCTGCCCGTCGCGGTGCTGCTCGTCGGCGCCACGACGTGGGTCGTGACGGGGCGGGCGCTGCGCCCCGTCGAGGCGATCCGTGCGCAGGTCGCGTCGATCGGCGGCGACGACCTGGCCGCCCGCGTGCCCGTGCCCCCGTCGCGCGACGAGGTCGCCCGACTCGCCACCACGATGAACGGGATGCTCGAGCGCCTCGAGCACTCCGCCGAGCAGCAGCGCCGCTTCGTGTCCGACACGTCCCACGAGCTCCGCTCGCCCCTGGCCGGGCTCCGGCAGACCGCCGAGGTGGCCCGCTCCCACCCCGCCGCGATCGACCAGGCCGAGCTGGTCGAGGCCGTGCTCGAGGAGACGGCCCGCATGCAGCACCTCGTCGAGCAGATGCTGGTGCTCACCCGCACCGCGGAGGGCGGCGGAGGACGCCGCCAGGGCGACGTCGACCTCGACGACCTGCTCCTGGCCGAGGCCACGCGCCTGCGCCGGCTGCGATCGGACCTCGCGGTGGACTCCTCGCGCGTCGTACCGGCCCGGGCGCACGGCGACGGACCCGCCCTGGCACAGGTCGTGCGCAACCTCGCGGACAACGCCGCGCGGCACGCGGCGGGGACGGTGCGCCTGTCCCTGGAGGACGGCGCGTCGGGGCACGTCGACGTCGTGGTGGAGGACGACGGGAGCGGCGTGCCCGCGGACGACCGCGAGCGGGTCTTCGAGCGCTTCGTGCGGCTCGACGAGGCGCGCGCCCGCGACGACGGCGGCAGCGGGCTGGGCCTGGCGATCGTGCGCGAGGTGGCCCGCGCCCACGGCGGCGACGCGCGGGTCGAGGCCGGCGACCTCGGGGGCGCGCGGTTCGTCGTGCGCCTGCCGGCCGTCGCGGACGCTTCCTGAACGGGCTTTCAGACGGCTTCAGGCTGGGTTCAGGGACCGTCAGGCACGGTGGTGCCACCGCCGGGCGAGGAGCCCGGACCCGACACCGAGGAGCACCCCATGAGCATCCGTGACCGCGTCCGCAGCAAGCGCATCATCGTCCCCACCGTCGCCGCGATCGCCCTCGTCGGCATCGGCGGCACCGCCTGGGCCGTGATGGACGACCGCGACGAGCGCCTCAGCGGCGACCAGCGCTCGAGCGCCGAGCAGGCCGCGCTCGACGAGGTCGGCGGCGGCCGCGTGCTCGAGGTGGACGTCGACGACGACACCGACGAGGGCGGGCAGCGGGTCTACGAGGTCGAGGTCGTCGACGGCGACGGTCAGCGCTGGGACGTGACGCTCGACGACGACTACGCCGTGCTGGTCACCGAGCGCGACGGCTCCAACGGAGCCGGCGACCGGGACGACCGGGACGACCGGGACGACCGGGACGACGACCGCACGGCCCCCGGCGCCGCCAGCTCGGACGCCGCCGGTACGTCGCAGGGCTCGGCGCCCACGGGCCGCGACACCACGACGGACCTCTACGGCGAGACCGTCGACGAGGACGCGCCCCTGACCGACGACGAGCGCGCCCAGGTCGTGGCCGTCGCCGAGGCCGCCGTCGAGGGCGGTGGCACCGCGGCCGACGTCGACCGCAGCGACGACCCGGGCGAGGGCTACGAGGTCGAGGTGCGCGGGGCCGACGGCCTCGAGTGGGACGTCACCCTCGCCCCCGACCTCACCGTCATCAGCGCCGTGCGCGACTGAGGTGCGCTGGCCGTGGCACTTTCCCCGGTCGACCGGGGAAGGTGTCACTGAGACCATCAATGTTGATGGTCTAAGCGGCGTGTTCCCCGGTCGACCGGGGAAAGTGTCGCCGCACGCCTCAACCGACGAGGATCGGGATGTCCATCTCGTCGGGGGTGAGCGACCCGTGCAGGCCGATGAGGCCCGTCTCGTAGGAGAACCTGCTCCGCGACACCACCGCCGTGCTCCCCGTCGCCGCGACCACCACGTCGCCGAGGCGGGGACGCACGGCGTCGGTCGTCTCGCCGAACCAGCCCCGCTCGAGCGCCTCCTCGCGGGTCAGCACCACGCCGCGCCCGCCCAGCGTCTCGCGCCAGGTGGCCACGACGTCGGGGACGGCGCGGGTGGCGCAGTAGAGGTGCCGCAGGCGGGCCTCTCCGCCGAACAGCCACACACCGTCGGTGAGCTCGGGGTGGTCGTCGACGTCGATCCGGTGCGCCGGGCCCGTGTCCACCATGCCGTGGTCCGCGACCACGACGAGGCGGGCGCCGGGCGTCAGCGCGTCCCGCAGCTGCTCGGCCTCGGCGTCGATCATCGCGAGCTGTTGCACCCAGGCCGCCGAGGCGACACCGTGGCGGTGACCCGTCCAGTCGAGGTCGGCGTCGTACACGTAGGTCAGCGACGGACGCCGCGACGTCGCCGCCTGCACCGCCGCGATCCGCTCGCCGACGCGGTCGGCGCCCACGTACGCCGCGCCCCGGTGCGCCGCCAGCGTGAGTCCCGACCCGGCGTACTCCCGCTTGTTCACGCTCGTCACGTGCACCCCGCTGGTCGCGAGACGCTCGAACAGGGTGGGGTGGGGCTGCCACTCCACCGGGTCGACGCGCTTGTCCCACTGCAGGGCCTGCAGGAGGCGGTCGGTGCCGGGGATGCGGCTCGTGAAGCCGACGAGGCCGTGCGTGCCGGGCGCGAGGCCCGTGCCGAGGGAGGTCAGGCTGGTGGCCGTCGTCGACGGCACCCCCGCCGTGCCGTGGGCCGCCCCGGCCGCGAGCGCCGAGAGGAACGGCGCCGCATCCGCGTGGCGCTCCAGCAACCGGGCGCCGAGACCGTCGATGAGGAAGACGACGTACGCCGGCGCGTCCGGCAGCACCAGGTCGCTGGGGCCGTCGCCGGTGAGGGCGTGGCCGTGGCCGAGCGCGCGGGCGACCGCGGGCACGACGTCGCCGAGGGAGCGGGCGCCGTACGCCGGCGCGACGAAGCCGTCGGCCCCACCCGGCGTGGTCGTCATCAGGCGGGTCGGGTGCGGGCGGAGAGCGCGTCGGCGAAGGCCAGCAGGTTGACGACGGCCTCCTTGCCGTCGGCCGCCGCTGAGACCCGGAGCGAGAAGTCCTCGCTCAGCAGGTCGCCGGTGTAGCCGTGGTCGGCGTCGCACTCAGGGTCGTCGCAGCTCGCGGGCATCAGCTCGATGCGGCTCACGCCGCCCCAGCCGATGGTGAGGACGGCCTCCGCGGGGAAGCTGGCACCCTTCGTGGGGTTGGTCGTCATGCGGGTGACGACGACGGACTTCACGGCCGAGAGGGCCACGGCCTCCGAGGAGGTCGACGTGTAGGGCTGCGGCAGCATCTGGTCGCCGGCGTGCTCGTCGGTGTGGACCTGGATCAGCCGGCTGGTCGTCAGCACGGCCACGGTGATGTGCCGCCGCACCTCGTCGCGCTCGATCGTCGGCTCGTGGTGCACGTAGAACGCGACGACCTCCTCCCCGCCGATCGCTCCCTCGACGCCGTCGACGACGACCTCGGGGTAGTAACCGGTGCGCTCGATGGCGGTGCGGAGGGCGGCGGCCGGATCCGCCGGGCGTGTGAAGCGGCTGTGCATGCCTCGAAGTGTGGCACGGCGCGGGCCGGAGACCCGCGTCGGTGGACATCCGACCCCACCGCCCGGCGGGGCCGGTCACGGGCCGCCGACGCTCGGTTCGTCGGTCTCGACCACGCTGACCCCCGCACCGTCGCGGCGGACGTCCGACGAGACGAGCACGACCCGGTCGTCCTCGCGGTGGGCAGCGAGGTGCTGCTGGGCGCCGCCCGTCGCCGGCGGTCCCACGCCGAGGTCGTGCATCTCCCACCGCAGGCCGTCGCCACTCGTCCACGTGGCCGCGTCACCGTCGGCGAACGATCCCGACCGGCCGACGACGAGCCACCCCTCCTCCAGGGCGACCACGTCGGCGGCGAGCGCCGTGCCCTCAGCGCCCTCCTCCAGACCCCCGACCACGTCCTCCCGTGGCCCAGGAACCGTCCGCCGACCGTCGCCACGTCACCCAGCCCTCGCTCCTCCCCACGCCGGCCTGCAGCCTGCCGGTGAGCACGACCTCGCCGCCACGCACCGCGATGCTCGTCACGGCCGCATCGAGCGGCAGACCGTCGGGGTGGGCCGGGGTCGTGAGCTCCTGGGGAGCCGTCCACCGCTGCCCGTCCTCGCTCTCCCAGAACACGGCGCGTCTGGGCCCGCCCGCCTCGGACCGCGAACCGGCGGCGATCCACCCCTCCGCGGTCGCCTCGACGGCGTCGACGCTGATGCTCCCGCCGGGTGGCGCCACGAAGCCCGCGTCGGCGACGTGACCTCGGAGCGTCTCGTCGAGCGTCGCCTCGCGCCGGGCGCCGGTGCCGGCGCGTTGCCACCACCGGCCGCCGTCGGTGGACCGCGCGACGAGGGCCTGCTGCTGCCCGTTGACGGAGGCAGATCCCACCACCACCAGCGTCGGGTCCGCTCCCGGCCGGACGGCGACCGCCTCGATCGTCGTCGAGCCGTACCCGTTCCCGTACGCGTGCAGCGCCGAGGGGATCCGCAACCGCCACTCCCCCTCGGACCCCCGCGTCCAGACGGCACCCCGCGACGGCCCCGCGCGCTCCAGGTCGCCGACGGCGACGATGGTGCCGCCCACCCGGACCGCGTCGCGCACCGTCGCACTCGAGGCGGTCCAGGCATCCGTCACCCAGGGCAGGCCGTTCGCCTGCCAACGGCCGCCGACCCGGGACCACGCCACCGGTGAGCCGGCCGCACCGCCGAGCACCACCGGCCCGTCGTCGTCTCCCTCCGCGCCCGCCGTGGCGCCCGGCACCAGGACCCCGACGTCGGTCGGCTCGGGGACGTCCTCGTCCGCCAGGGGCAGGGCCACCTCGTGCGTCCCGTCCTCGTCGAGCAGCAGGGCGAACGGTCGCATGATGCCGCCGACCAGGGACCGCCCCACGGCGAGCACGCCGCGCGACGTGCTCACGACCCGGTGGACCTCCTGGTCCCCCGCCCCCGTCAGCACCGGGTGCTCGACCGGCACCGCGTCGCGCCCGACCGTGAGCACCGCGTCGACCTGACCGTCGACGTCGCGGGCGCCGGCCGCGACGAGCCCGCCGTCGGAGCTGAGCACGTCGACGAGACCCTCGTCGCGCTGCGGGTCGGACCAGGCGCGGGCCTCGAGGAGGTCCCACCCCTCAGCGGTCCGGCGCAGCACGATCCCCGCCCACGACGTGTCCGCCGGGTCGCGCGGCGGGCCCTGCAGGGCGAGCAGCACCCGACCGTCGGCGTCCACGGACATCCCCAGGGCGCGCACGTCGCCGACCCCGTCCAGCACGGACGGCGTACCCTCCTGCTCGAACGAACGGCCGCCGTCCGTGGAGCGCCAGAACGCCACGCGGCCGGCGGAACCCTCGTCGGAGCCGCCGGGCACCTCGACCGCGAGGGAGAGTCCGTCCGCCTCGGCCACGACACCGACGGGCTCGGCCGGTTGCTCGGCCGGGTCCGCGGGCGCGCCCACATCGGTGCGTTCCCACTGCGCGCCGTCGGAGCTCGACCACACCGTCGTCTGCGCGAGGCGAGCGACGCCGTCGTCGCCCGCGCGGCTGGCCGTGCGACCCGCCGCCACCAGGACGCCCTCGACCAGGACCAGGTCGTCGACCTCGTCGCCCGCCGCCCACGGCAGCGAGTCCGCGGGCACCTGCTCCCACTCCCGACCGTCACGGCTCGTCCACAGGGCCGGGACGTCGCCGCCGTCCCAGCCGCTGGCGAACCACCGGTCCGGCCCGCCCGCCACGTGCTCCACACGGGCCCACGGCCCGCTGCTCTCCACCTCTGCCGCAGCGAATCCGGCCCCGCCGTCGTCGCTGACGAGCACGACCGGCCGGAGTCCGCCCCCCTGCTCCTGGGCACCGGCCAGCACCACGACATCGCCGACCACCTCGGCGTCGTTGATCGCCGCCTCCCGCAACGACGGAGGCTCGACGCCGTCGGCGAGCTCATCGGCAGCAGGCGCTGCCAGGTCTGCCCGGGGCGGCGGGACGCTCGGCTCCTCGTCGGACGGCGCATCGTCGCAGGCGACGAGGACGACGCAGCAGAGGAGGCTGACGGAGCTGGCGAGGGCACGACGCAGAACGGACGGCATGACGACTCCCGAGATCGGCGGACCGTTGCCGCTGACGTTAGCGGGATCCGAGCGGCCCCGGCGGCCGTCGTCCACAGGCCGCTACTCCGGGAGCGTGTCCCCCACCATCGCCGTCAGCCGTCGCACGAACCAGTCCGACCGGGCGTCGGCGACGGGCTCCACCTTGGCCGACGCGTTGAGCACGGTGGCCCCTCCGGGCCCGGCGAGCACGAGCGCGAGGTCGAGCGTCCGCACCTGCGGGATGTCGTTCTGCAGCTGCGCCACGCGCCGCACGAGCCGCTCGATGTCCTCGACGTCCGCGACGTCCCCGCCCCGGTAGCCGAACAGGAGGGGCGCGGCCTTGATCTCGCGCACCATCTCGGCGGCGTCGACGCGGCTCAGCGGCGGGATGCGGTAGACGCGGTCGCCGAGCAGCTCCGTGAGCGGCCCCGAGATGCCGAACGAGATGACGGGCCCGAACAGCGGGTCCTCCACCGAGCCGATGGAGACGGGCACGCCCGGAGGCGCGACGCGCTGCACGACGAACCCGGCCG containing:
- a CDS encoding response regulator transcription factor, whose protein sequence is MRVLVVDDEVRLARSLKLGLEAEGFAVDVAHDGTDGLWLARENTYDAIVLDLMLPGVNGYRVCSTLRDERNWTPILMLTAKDGEWDQVEGLDTGADDYLTKPFSFPVLVARLRAVARRGTRERPTVLEAGDLRLDPAARRAWRGDDELSLTSRELSLLGFLMRHAGDVVSKRQVLDSVWDDDFDGDPNIVEVYVRHLRNKIDRPYDRAAIQTVRGAGYRLASDGG
- a CDS encoding ATP-binding protein, which produces MAPTTPAPAPATPVRRGRAGVRVRTTVAATVVVAIAFALGGLLLALALGRSLSDQAASTAEQRAEEIAAQVERSGPGVLDPGADDPEPSDDDEDDDVEDVAWQVTTGDSLVASSGTGGRSLPRSEGTTRLDGDRYTVAVEDVEHEGTRYDVAVAVSLDDASDSVTALVPLLAVGLPVAVLLVGATTWVVTGRALRPVEAIRAQVASIGGDDLAARVPVPPSRDEVARLATTMNGMLERLEHSAEQQRRFVSDTSHELRSPLAGLRQTAEVARSHPAAIDQAELVEAVLEETARMQHLVEQMLVLTRTAEGGGGRRQGDVDLDDLLLAEATRLRRLRSDLAVDSSRVVPARAHGDGPALAQVVRNLADNAARHAAGTVRLSLEDGASGHVDVVVEDDGSGVPADDRERVFERFVRLDEARARDDGGSGLGLAIVREVARAHGGDARVEAGDLGGARFVVRLPAVADAS
- a CDS encoding PepSY domain-containing protein codes for the protein MSIRDRVRSKRIIVPTVAAIALVGIGGTAWAVMDDRDERLSGDQRSSAEQAALDEVGGGRVLEVDVDDDTDEGGQRVYEVEVVDGDGQRWDVTLDDDYAVLVTERDGSNGAGDRDDRDDRDDRDDDRTAPGAASSDAAGTSQGSAPTGRDTTTDLYGETVDEDAPLTDDERAQVVAVAEAAVEGGGTAADVDRSDDPGEGYEVEVRGADGLEWDVTLAPDLTVISAVRD
- a CDS encoding alkaline phosphatase family protein codes for the protein MTTTPGGADGFVAPAYGARSLGDVVPAVARALGHGHALTGDGPSDLVLPDAPAYVVFLIDGLGARLLERHADAAPFLSALAAGAAHGTAGVPSTTATSLTSLGTGLAPGTHGLVGFTSRIPGTDRLLQALQWDKRVDPVEWQPHPTLFERLATSGVHVTSVNKREYAGSGLTLAAHRGAAYVGADRVGERIAAVQAATSRRPSLTYVYDADLDWTGHRHGVASAAWVQQLAMIDAEAEQLRDALTPGARLVVVADHGMVDTGPAHRIDVDDHPELTDGVWLFGGEARLRHLYCATRAVPDVVATWRETLGGRGVVLTREEALERGWFGETTDAVRPRLGDVVVAATGSTAVVSRSRFSYETGLIGLHGSLTPDEMDIPILVG
- a CDS encoding DUF5998 family protein; this encodes MHSRFTRPADPAAALRTAIERTGYYPEVVVDGVEGAIGGEEVVAFYVHHEPTIERDEVRRHITVAVLTTSRLIQVHTDEHAGDQMLPQPYTSTSSEAVALSAVKSVVVTRMTTNPTKGASFPAEAVLTIGWGGVSRIELMPASCDDPECDADHGYTGDLLSEDFSLRVSAAADGKEAVVNLLAFADALSARTRPA